A single genomic interval of Solimonas sp. K1W22B-7 harbors:
- a CDS encoding LysR family transcriptional regulator produces the protein MRLTLEALETLDAIEEHGSFARAAEALHRVPSAVTYTVQKLESDMGVALFDRSGRRARLTPAGRVLLDRGRELLRQAESLENSVKRAGHGWETQLVIAVDDIIPLERLFPVISAFDALMTGTRLRFTQEIFGGAWDALIDRRADLTVGAGGDAPHGYGLLTRQIGAMPFVFAVAPHHPLAEAPEPLAAEIVARYRSVAAADSSRRLPARSGGIQPGQDVLVMPTLAAKAAAQIEGLGVGYLPEYIARPHIEAGRLVERRVDVERAPSVMHLAWRSGEEGRALQWFRDRILEEPGIRGLLGRS, from the coding sequence ATGCGCCTGACGCTGGAAGCCCTGGAAACGCTGGACGCCATCGAGGAGCACGGCAGCTTCGCCCGCGCCGCCGAGGCCCTGCACCGCGTGCCCTCGGCGGTGACCTACACCGTGCAGAAGCTGGAGTCGGACATGGGCGTGGCCCTGTTCGACCGCAGCGGCCGCCGCGCGCGGCTCACCCCTGCCGGGCGCGTGCTGCTGGACCGCGGGCGCGAGCTGTTGCGCCAGGCCGAGAGCCTGGAGAACTCGGTCAAGCGCGCCGGCCATGGCTGGGAGACGCAGCTGGTCATCGCGGTGGACGACATCATCCCGCTGGAGCGCCTGTTCCCGGTGATCTCCGCCTTCGACGCGCTGATGACCGGGACACGCCTGCGCTTCACCCAGGAGATCTTTGGCGGTGCCTGGGACGCGCTGATCGACCGCCGTGCCGATCTCACGGTCGGCGCCGGCGGCGATGCGCCGCACGGCTATGGCCTGCTGACGCGGCAGATCGGCGCCATGCCCTTCGTCTTCGCGGTGGCGCCGCACCACCCGCTGGCCGAGGCGCCGGAGCCGCTGGCAGCGGAGATCGTGGCGCGCTACCGCAGCGTCGCCGCCGCGGACTCCTCGCGCCGCCTGCCGGCGCGCAGCGGCGGCATCCAGCCCGGGCAGGACGTGCTGGTGATGCCCACGCTGGCCGCCAAGGCCGCCGCGCAGATCGAGGGCCTGGGCGTGGGCTACCTGCCGGAGTACATCGCACGGCCGCACATCGAGGCCGGCCGCCTGGTCGAGCGCCGGGTCGACGTCGAGCGCGCCCCCAGTGTCATGCACCTGGCCTGGCGCTCGGGCGAGGAGGGCAGGGCGCTGCAATGGTTCCGCGACCGCATCCTGGAGGAGCCGGGGATACGCGGGCTGCTGGGGCGGTCATGA
- a CDS encoding TonB family protein has protein sequence MRVVALLAAALLAACARNPAQPGPVAAAGQAEPSRLARAQQDWAADIGRQVRRHWQKPTEDAPGNFGCQVHVELESDGAVRLASLARSCGSDALDRSLLMAVQEASPLPLPVYAPAFDPVLNITFCLHPGVGC, from the coding sequence ATGAGAGTCGTTGCGCTCCTGGCCGCCGCGCTGCTTGCGGCCTGCGCACGGAACCCGGCTCAGCCGGGCCCGGTTGCCGCTGCGGGTCAGGCGGAGCCCTCGCGCCTTGCGCGGGCGCAGCAGGATTGGGCGGCGGACATTGGCAGGCAGGTGCGCCGCCATTGGCAGAAGCCGACGGAGGACGCGCCTGGGAACTTCGGCTGCCAGGTTCACGTGGAGCTCGAAAGCGATGGTGCCGTCCGGCTGGCGTCGCTTGCCCGCAGCTGCGGGAGCGATGCGCTGGACCGCTCGCTGCTGATGGCGGTGCAGGAGGCCAGCCCCTTGCCGCTGCCGGTCTACGCGCCGGCCTTTGATCCGGTGCTGAACATCACCTTTTGCCTGCACCCCGGTGTGGGGTGCTAG
- a CDS encoding TetR/AcrR family transcriptional regulator, whose product MPATTTKRQPEVTRQQLLECAFDEIYRCGFRAASLDAILRDSGVTKGALYHHFENKTALGYAVVDEVVRPWIEESWRPLVGAGDIVATALALSRNLLRERGEQVLAYGCPLNNLINEMASVDEGFRVRLESILDDWRGGLTEALREAQKRGQLRRGFDPGAAADFVIACIEGGFGLAKLRRSPQVLQSVMRGLAEYLEQLRA is encoded by the coding sequence ATGCCCGCCACCACCACCAAACGCCAACCCGAGGTCACCCGCCAGCAGCTGCTGGAATGTGCCTTCGACGAGATTTACCGCTGCGGGTTCCGTGCCGCCAGCCTCGACGCGATCCTGCGCGACTCGGGCGTGACCAAGGGCGCGCTTTACCACCACTTCGAGAACAAGACCGCCCTGGGCTACGCCGTGGTCGACGAGGTGGTGCGCCCCTGGATCGAGGAAAGCTGGCGCCCGCTGGTCGGCGCCGGGGATATCGTCGCCACCGCGCTGGCCCTGAGCCGCAACCTGTTGCGCGAGCGTGGCGAGCAGGTGCTGGCCTACGGCTGCCCGCTCAACAACCTGATCAACGAGATGGCGTCGGTGGACGAGGGCTTCCGCGTGCGCCTGGAGTCGATCCTGGACGACTGGCGCGGAGGCCTCACCGAGGCCCTGCGGGAGGCGCAGAAGCGCGGCCAGCTGCGCCGCGGCTTCGATCCCGGCGCGGCGGCGGACTTCGTCATCGCCTGCATCGAGGGCGGCTTCGGCCTGGCCAAGCTGCGCCGGTCGCCGCAGGTGCTGCAGTCGGTGATGCGCGGGCTGGCGGAGTATCTGGAGCAGTTGCGCGCGTAG
- a CDS encoding magnesium transporter yields the protein METSPHSLTELVRAARTRVPLDAAQLLGRESAETVAAVLGELPPQLAGEIEKHLPQHLRPDGGIETTTEIEIPGTVAEMMETASGVLDAQATVADAVAYLRAHDNPQQITYLYVTRAGRLAGMVVIRDLLLAEPQDTLASVMLPDPFALTADMEAGEAIKAAIYRHYPVYPVVDAEGKLAGIVRGWKLFERQAIEISAQSGTMVGLDKEERVQTPLWQAFRQRHPWLQINLLTAFLAAFVVGAFEDTISKVVALAAFLPVLAGQSGNNGCQTLAITLRGLTLGDMDGFPLRKLLVKEVMLGGLNGFLTGIVAGAAMWWTAARSGNEQAPLLGAVILAAMTGACMVSGFFGVMVPLTLRRFGADPATASSIFLTTGTDIAGMGLMLTLAAVFVL from the coding sequence ATGGAAACCTCGCCGCACTCGCTCACCGAACTGGTCCGCGCCGCGCGCACCCGCGTGCCGCTGGACGCCGCGCAGCTGCTGGGCCGTGAATCGGCCGAGACCGTCGCCGCGGTGCTCGGCGAGCTGCCGCCGCAGCTGGCGGGGGAGATCGAGAAGCACCTGCCGCAGCACCTGCGGCCGGACGGCGGCATCGAAACCACCACCGAGATCGAGATTCCCGGCACGGTGGCGGAGATGATGGAGACGGCCAGCGGCGTGCTCGACGCCCAGGCCACCGTGGCCGATGCCGTCGCCTACCTGCGCGCCCACGACAACCCGCAGCAGATCACCTATCTCTATGTCACCCGCGCCGGCCGGCTCGCCGGCATGGTGGTGATCCGCGACCTGCTGCTGGCCGAGCCGCAGGACACACTCGCCAGCGTCATGCTGCCCGATCCCTTCGCGCTGACCGCCGACATGGAGGCCGGCGAGGCGATCAAGGCGGCGATCTACCGCCACTACCCGGTGTACCCGGTGGTGGATGCCGAAGGGAAGCTGGCCGGCATCGTGCGCGGCTGGAAGCTGTTCGAGCGGCAGGCGATCGAGATCAGCGCGCAGTCCGGCACCATGGTCGGTCTCGACAAGGAAGAGCGCGTGCAGACGCCGCTGTGGCAGGCCTTCCGCCAGCGCCACCCCTGGCTGCAGATCAACCTGCTGACGGCCTTCCTTGCTGCCTTCGTGGTCGGGGCCTTCGAGGACACCATTTCGAAGGTCGTCGCGCTCGCCGCCTTCCTGCCGGTGCTGGCCGGGCAGAGCGGCAACAACGGCTGCCAGACCCTGGCGATCACGCTGCGCGGCCTGACCCTGGGCGACATGGATGGGTTTCCGCTGCGCAAGCTGCTGGTCAAGGAAGTCATGCTGGGCGGGCTCAACGGCTTTCTCACCGGCATCGTCGCCGGCGCCGCCATGTGGTGGACCGCGGCGCGCTCCGGCAACGAGCAGGCGCCGCTGCTGGGCGCGGTGATCCTGGCCGCGATGACCGGCGCCTGCATGGTCAGCGGCTTCTTCGGCGTGATGGTGCCGCTGACGCTGCGCCGCTTCGGTGCCGATCCGGCGACCGCGTCGAGCATCTTCCTGACCACCGGCACGGATATCGCCGGCATGGGCCTGATGCTGACGCTGGCGGCGGTGTTCGTGCTCTGA
- a CDS encoding sulfite exporter TauE/SafE family protein has translation MTDLPLIAVITVAGFLTSALSGVAGLGGGTILIGLFYAIGMSTAEAVPLFAAVQFVSNTSRTTAYFRHVEWKAAGWFLLAAVPTTFLVAPHAVGVDANFVQLLLAGLILASLAPGRGDKALMPPTPAFLTAGALNGILGMFVGATGLFVGRLFFMPQWRKETVIGTLALTQMLGHGLRVAAFGWVGFSALAQPDRLLPLCVSVIVGTALGKRYNGRIDQQQFDRLFRVILVVLSLKLLWDASRGLGWI, from the coding sequence ATGACCGACCTCCCCCTCATCGCCGTCATCACCGTCGCCGGCTTCCTGACCTCGGCGCTGTCCGGCGTGGCGGGCCTGGGCGGCGGCACGATCCTGATCGGCCTGTTCTATGCCATCGGCATGAGCACCGCCGAGGCAGTGCCGCTGTTCGCGGCCGTGCAGTTCGTTTCCAACACCTCGCGCACCACCGCCTACTTCCGCCACGTCGAATGGAAGGCGGCCGGCTGGTTCCTGCTGGCCGCGGTGCCCACCACCTTCCTGGTGGCGCCCCATGCCGTCGGCGTCGATGCCAACTTCGTGCAGCTGCTGCTGGCCGGCCTGATCCTGGCCTCGCTGGCACCGGGGCGCGGGGACAAGGCGCTGATGCCGCCGACACCGGCCTTCCTCACCGCCGGGGCCCTGAACGGCATCCTCGGCATGTTCGTCGGCGCCACCGGCCTGTTCGTGGGCCGCCTGTTCTTCATGCCGCAGTGGCGCAAGGAGACGGTGATCGGCACGCTGGCGCTGACGCAGATGCTCGGCCACGGCCTGCGCGTCGCCGCTTTCGGCTGGGTCGGCTTCAGCGCACTGGCGCAGCCCGACCGTTTGCTGCCACTGTGCGTCTCGGTGATCGTCGGCACCGCGCTGGGCAAGCGCTACAACGGACGTATCGACCAGCAGCAGTTCGACCGCCTCTTCAGGGTGATACTCGTCGTGCTGTCGCTGAAACTGCTGTGGGACGCATCGAGGGGATTGGGGTGGATCTGA
- a CDS encoding PaaI family thioesterase: protein MTAEQVQMLIRGGLPAVGKSGFEVEEVRPGYARIRIPYHEKMLRPGNVISGPTLFSAADSAMYALVLSHVGPELMAVTANFNMNFLNKGRPGDVTAEARLLKLGRRLVVMEVTITTGGDPTPVAHVTGSYALPVK, encoded by the coding sequence CTGACGGCGGAACAGGTACAGATGCTGATTCGCGGCGGACTGCCCGCGGTCGGAAAGAGCGGTTTCGAAGTGGAAGAGGTGCGCCCCGGCTATGCCCGCATCCGCATTCCCTACCACGAGAAGATGCTGCGTCCCGGCAACGTGATTTCCGGCCCGACGCTGTTCAGTGCCGCGGACTCGGCGATGTACGCCCTGGTGCTGTCGCACGTCGGTCCGGAGCTGATGGCGGTGACCGCCAACTTCAACATGAACTTCCTCAACAAGGGCCGCCCGGGCGACGTCACCGCCGAGGCCAGGCTGCTGAAGCTCGGCCGCCGGCTCGTGGTGATGGAGGTGACGATCACCACCGGCGGCGATCCGACGCCGGTGGCGCATGTGACGGGGAGTTATGCGTTGCCTGTGAAGTGA
- a CDS encoding transglutaminase-like domain-containing protein codes for MVAEVGLIAEPHLQAYLRPTAVIDWQQPQVLAQARALAGGKPEEVARNCFEWVRDRVLHSRDHQRNPVTCSASEVIQHRTGYCYAKSHLLAALLRANHIPAGFCYQRLSIDDKGAPYSLHGFNAIWLRQWGWVRADARGNRVGIDARFDPPDESLAFAGTAKGECTFANVLAEPLPVVVEALRLGGGWEDLLKRLPDVKPADYAGLGLKPQ; via the coding sequence GGCCGACGGCGGTGATCGACTGGCAGCAGCCGCAGGTGCTGGCGCAGGCACGCGCGCTGGCCGGCGGCAAGCCGGAAGAGGTGGCGAGGAACTGCTTCGAATGGGTGCGCGACCGCGTGCTGCACAGCCGCGACCACCAGCGCAACCCGGTGACCTGCAGCGCCTCCGAGGTGATCCAGCACCGCACCGGCTACTGCTACGCCAAGAGCCACCTGCTGGCCGCACTGCTGCGCGCCAACCACATCCCCGCCGGCTTCTGCTACCAGCGCCTCAGCATCGACGACAAGGGCGCGCCGTATTCGCTGCACGGCTTCAATGCGATCTGGCTGCGGCAATGGGGCTGGGTCCGCGCCGACGCGCGCGGCAACCGCGTCGGCATCGACGCGCGCTTCGACCCGCCGGACGAGTCCCTGGCCTTTGCCGGCACCGCCAAGGGCGAATGCACCTTCGCCAACGTGCTGGCCGAGCCGCTGCCGGTGGTGGTGGAAGCGCTGCGGCTGGGTGGGGGCTGGGAGGATTTGCTGAAGCGCTTGCCGGATGTGAAGCCGGCGGACTACGCGGGCTTGGGGTTGAAGCCGCAGTAG